A region of Thermobifida halotolerans DNA encodes the following proteins:
- the rbfA gene encoding 30S ribosome-binding factor RbfA, whose amino-acid sequence MVDAARASKLADRIQRIVAEMLERRIKDPRLGFVTVTDARLTNDLRDATVYYTVFGSDVEKAETAAALESAKGLIRSEVGRRTGLRHTPSLTFVSDEVQANAQHIEELLAKAKMADAEVARAAANARPAGDADPYRTAHDREDEGEDD is encoded by the coding sequence ATGGTTGACGCCGCACGCGCGAGCAAACTCGCCGACCGCATCCAGCGGATCGTGGCCGAAATGCTGGAGCGCCGCATCAAGGATCCGCGTCTGGGGTTCGTGACCGTCACCGACGCGCGGCTCACCAACGACCTGCGCGACGCCACCGTCTACTACACGGTGTTCGGCAGCGACGTGGAGAAGGCCGAGACCGCGGCGGCACTGGAGAGCGCCAAGGGGCTGATCCGCTCCGAGGTCGGCCGCCGCACCGGACTGCGGCACACCCCCAGCCTGACCTTCGTCTCCGACGAGGTGCAGGCCAACGCCCAGCACATCGAGGAGTTGCTGGCCAAGGCCAAGATGGCCGACGCCGAGGTGGCACGTGCCGCGGCCAACGCCCGCCCCGCCGGTGACGCCGACCCCTACCGGACGGCGCACGACCGCGAGGACGAGGGCGAGGACGACTGA
- the nusA gene encoding transcription termination factor NusA gives MSVLRSLEREKDISVDLVVKAIEDALLIAYRRQEGPDTHARVELDRTTGHVTVWAEERDEEGGFVREYDATPSGFGRIATSTAKQVILQRLRDAEDEVTLGEFAGRESEIVSGVIQQGKDPRNVLVDLGRIEAILPPQEQVPTETYHHGDRLRAYVVQVRKGHRGPSVTLSRTHPNLVRKLFQLEVPEIADGTVEIAAIAREAGHRTKMAVKSNRPGVNAKGACIGPLGSRVRNVMNELRGEKIDIVDYSDDPARFVGNALSPAKVTHVEVVDAAARVARVTVPDYQQSLAIGKEGQNARLAARLTGWRIDIRSDIEPAAGAEEAEKPDDGTGAEG, from the coding sequence ATGAGTGTCCTGCGCAGCCTGGAACGCGAGAAGGACATCTCGGTGGACCTCGTCGTCAAGGCGATCGAGGACGCACTGCTGATCGCGTACCGCCGTCAGGAGGGGCCCGACACCCACGCCAGAGTGGAACTGGACCGCACCACGGGACACGTCACGGTGTGGGCCGAGGAACGCGACGAAGAGGGAGGCTTCGTACGCGAGTACGACGCCACCCCCTCCGGCTTCGGTCGCATCGCCACGTCCACCGCCAAGCAGGTCATCCTGCAGCGGCTGCGCGACGCCGAGGACGAGGTCACCCTGGGGGAGTTCGCCGGACGCGAGTCCGAGATCGTCTCCGGGGTCATCCAGCAGGGCAAGGACCCGCGCAACGTACTGGTCGACCTCGGCAGGATCGAGGCGATCCTGCCTCCCCAGGAGCAGGTGCCCACCGAGACCTACCACCACGGCGACCGGCTGCGCGCCTACGTCGTGCAGGTCCGCAAGGGACACCGCGGCCCCTCGGTGACGCTGTCCCGCACCCATCCCAACCTGGTGCGCAAGCTCTTCCAGTTGGAGGTCCCCGAGATCGCCGACGGCACGGTCGAGATCGCGGCGATCGCGCGCGAGGCGGGCCACCGCACCAAGATGGCCGTCAAGTCCAACAGGCCCGGCGTCAACGCCAAGGGCGCCTGCATCGGACCGCTCGGCAGCCGGGTGCGCAACGTCATGAACGAACTGCGCGGCGAGAAGATCGACATCGTCGACTACTCCGACGACCCGGCCAGGTTCGTCGGCAACGCGCTGTCGCCCGCCAAGGTCACCCACGTCGAGGTGGTCGACGCCGCGGCGCGGGTCGCCCGGGTCACCGTGCCCGACTACCAGCAGTCGCTGGCCATCGGCAAGGAGGGGCAGAACGCTCGGCTGGCCGCCCGCCTCACCGGGTGGCGCATCGACATCCGCTCCGACATCGAGCCCGCGGCTGGGGCAGAGGAGGCGGAGAAACCGGACGACGGGACCGGCGCCGAAGGGTGA
- the infB gene encoding translation initiation factor IF-2 yields the protein MAKVRVYELAKEFGVESKAVLAKLQEMGEFVRSASSTIEAPVVRRLKEAFNDNNGSGGAKGGGAKSGPRPRPRPEPSRAPASAGGDTARPAAPKPGPKPGPRPAVNAPGGFRAPTTPEGNTPRPAAPKPGPRPGPRPGGGAGKTGQSGDRGPRPDRGQRADRSERQPRPESGKGSRSGPRPGPRPGNNPFTSTATGMGAKPAPRPGPRPGGAQGGGNTGGARPGPRPGPGGAGGPRPGPNAGGPPRPQAPRPQAPRPGPGGAGGPRPGPNAGGPRPGPRPGPRPGGPRPSPMNMPASRPTPPGGGGGGGGRGGTGGRGGGGRSGRGGPVGAGPRSGGAPGGGGPRPGGFGGRPGGGGRGRGGTAGAFGRPGGRPGRARKSKKQRRQEFNDMQAPSFGGVKIPSGNGKVIRLSRGASLSDFGDRIDVNPASLVQVVMMQLGEMVTATQSLPDETLQLLGEELNYTVEVVSPEDEDRELLESFSIEFGEDEGGEEDLRARPPVVTVMGHVDHGKTRLLDAIRNTNVASGEAGGITQHIGAYQVSTTVDGEDRKITFIDTPGHEAFTAMRARGAQATDIAVLVVAADDGVKPQTAEAIDHAKAADVPIVVAVNKIDVEGADPQKVRAQLTEYGLVAEEYGGDVQFVDISAKQNINIDGLLEAVVLTSDAALDLRANPDMPAQGLAIEAYLDRGRGSMATVLVQRGTLRVGDSIVCGDAYGRVRAMLDENGKQVKEAEPSRPVQVLGLTNVPSAGDNFLVVKDDRVARQIAQQREARERFAQQAKASRRVTLDNWQKTLEEGKRDELLLIIKGDMSGSVEALEESLLKIDAGGDEVAIRVIGRGVGAITQNDINLAASAGAIIIGFNVRPEGKNSELADRMGVDIRYYSVIYQAIDEVEAALKGMLKPEYEEVQLGTAQIREVFKVPRIGNVAGVIVRDGIMKRNAKARLIRDGVVVSDNLNVDSLRRFKDDVTEVREGFECGVGVGYNDLRVDDVIETFEMREKPRD from the coding sequence GTGGCGAAGGTCCGGGTATACGAACTCGCCAAAGAGTTCGGTGTGGAGAGCAAGGCTGTCCTGGCCAAGCTCCAGGAGATGGGCGAATTCGTACGTTCGGCGTCCTCGACGATCGAGGCGCCGGTGGTTCGTCGACTCAAAGAGGCTTTCAACGACAACAACGGCTCCGGCGGAGCGAAGGGCGGTGGGGCGAAGAGCGGCCCCAGGCCGCGTCCCCGTCCCGAGCCCTCCAGGGCCCCGGCGTCGGCCGGTGGCGACACAGCACGTCCGGCGGCTCCCAAGCCCGGCCCCAAGCCGGGACCGCGTCCCGCCGTCAACGCGCCCGGCGGTTTCCGGGCGCCCACCACCCCTGAGGGCAACACGCCGCGTCCTGCGGCTCCCAAGCCGGGCCCCCGCCCGGGACCCCGTCCCGGTGGCGGTGCCGGCAAGACCGGCCAGTCCGGTGACCGCGGCCCCCGCCCCGACCGCGGGCAGCGCGCCGACCGCTCGGAGCGCCAGCCCCGACCCGAGTCGGGCAAGGGGTCCCGTTCCGGCCCCCGTCCCGGCCCGCGTCCGGGGAACAACCCGTTCACCTCGACCGCGACCGGCATGGGCGCCAAGCCCGCGCCCCGTCCGGGACCCCGCCCCGGCGGAGCCCAGGGCGGCGGAAACACCGGTGGGGCCCGTCCCGGCCCGCGTCCGGGTCCCGGTGGTGCGGGTGGACCGCGCCCCGGTCCCAACGCCGGCGGCCCGCCGCGTCCCCAGGCCCCCCGTCCGCAGGCGCCCCGTCCGGGTCCCGGTGGTGCGGGTGGACCGCGCCCCGGCCCCAACGCCGGCGGCCCGCGTCCCGGTCCGCGCCCCGGCCCGCGTCCCGGCGGTCCGCGGCCCAGCCCGATGAACATGCCCGCGTCCCGGCCGACCCCGCCCGGTGGCGGTGGCGGTGGCGGCGGCCGCGGTGGCACCGGCGGTCGCGGTGGCGGCGGCCGTTCCGGTCGCGGCGGCCCGGTCGGCGCCGGACCGCGCAGCGGTGGCGCGCCCGGTGGCGGCGGCCCGCGTCCCGGCGGCTTCGGCGGCCGTCCCGGCGGCGGTGGTCGCGGTCGCGGCGGCACCGCGGGTGCCTTCGGCCGTCCCGGCGGCCGTCCGGGTCGTGCCCGCAAGTCCAAGAAGCAGCGCCGCCAGGAGTTCAACGACATGCAGGCGCCGTCGTTCGGCGGCGTCAAGATCCCCAGTGGCAACGGCAAGGTGATCCGGCTGTCCCGCGGGGCCTCGCTGTCGGACTTCGGTGACCGCATCGACGTCAACCCGGCGTCGCTGGTCCAGGTCGTCATGATGCAGCTGGGCGAGATGGTCACGGCCACGCAGTCGCTGCCGGACGAGACGCTGCAGCTGCTGGGCGAGGAGCTCAACTACACGGTTGAGGTCGTCAGCCCCGAGGACGAGGACCGCGAGCTGCTGGAGTCCTTCTCGATCGAGTTCGGTGAGGACGAGGGCGGCGAGGAGGACCTCAGGGCGCGTCCGCCGGTCGTGACCGTCATGGGTCACGTCGACCACGGTAAGACGCGACTGCTCGACGCGATCCGCAACACCAACGTGGCCAGCGGCGAGGCGGGCGGCATCACCCAGCACATCGGCGCCTACCAGGTGTCGACCACGGTGGACGGTGAGGACCGCAAGATCACCTTCATCGACACCCCGGGTCACGAGGCGTTCACCGCCATGCGTGCCCGCGGTGCGCAGGCCACCGACATCGCGGTGCTGGTGGTCGCGGCCGACGACGGCGTCAAGCCGCAGACGGCCGAGGCCATCGACCACGCCAAGGCGGCCGACGTGCCGATCGTGGTGGCGGTCAACAAGATCGACGTCGAGGGCGCCGACCCGCAGAAGGTGCGGGCCCAGCTCACCGAGTACGGTCTGGTCGCCGAGGAGTACGGCGGCGACGTCCAGTTCGTGGACATCTCCGCCAAGCAGAACATCAACATCGACGGCCTTCTCGAAGCCGTGGTCCTGACCTCCGACGCGGCGCTGGACCTGCGGGCCAACCCCGACATGCCGGCACAGGGCCTGGCCATCGAGGCCTACCTCGACCGGGGCCGCGGCTCCATGGCCACCGTGCTGGTGCAGCGCGGGACGCTGCGCGTCGGCGACTCGATCGTCTGCGGCGACGCCTACGGGCGCGTCCGCGCGATGCTCGACGAGAACGGCAAGCAGGTCAAGGAGGCCGAGCCGTCGCGGCCGGTCCAGGTCCTCGGACTGACCAACGTGCCCAGCGCGGGCGACAACTTCCTGGTGGTCAAGGACGACCGGGTGGCCCGCCAGATCGCGCAGCAGCGCGAGGCGCGGGAGCGGTTCGCGCAGCAGGCCAAGGCCAGCCGCCGCGTCACCCTCGACAACTGGCAGAAGACCCTGGAGGAGGGCAAGCGCGACGAGCTGCTCCTCATCATCAAGGGCGACATGTCCGGTTCCGTCGAGGCTCTGGAGGAGTCCCTCCTCAAGATCGACGCGGGCGGCGACGAGGTCGCCATCCGGGTCATCGGCCGCGGTGTCGGAGCGATCACGCAGAACGACATCAACCTGGCCGCCTCGGCGGGCGCGATCATCATCGGCTTCAACGTTCGGCCCGAGGGCAAGAACAGCGAACTGGCCGACCGCATGGGCGTGGACATCCGCTACTACTCGGTCATCTACCAGGCCATCGACGAGGTGGAGGCGGCCCTCAAGGGCATGCTCAAGCCCGAGTACGAGGAGGTCCAGCTCGGTACCGCGCAGATCCGCGAGGTCTTCAAGGTGCCGCGCATCGGCAACGTCGCCGGTGTGATCGTCCGCGACGGCATCATGAAGCGCAACGCCAAGGCCCGGCTCATCCGCGACGGAGTGGTTGTCTCCGACAACCTCAACGTCGACTCGCTGCGCCGGTTCAAGGACGATGTCACCGAGGTCCGCGAGGGCTTCGAGTGCGGTGTCGGCGTCGGGTACAACGATCTGCGCGTCGACGACGTCATCGAGACGTTCGAGATGCGGGAGAAGCCGCGCGACTGA
- the rpsO gene encoding 30S ribosomal protein S15, with amino-acid sequence MSIDTATKNKIIAEYATTEGDTGSPDVQVALLTHRIIQLTEHLKEHKHDHHSRRGLLLLVGRRRRLLQYIARKDINRYRRLIERLGLRR; translated from the coding sequence GTGTCGATCGACACCGCCACCAAGAACAAGATCATCGCCGAGTACGCCACCACGGAAGGCGACACCGGCTCTCCCGACGTCCAGGTCGCGCTGTTGACGCACCGCATCATCCAGCTCACCGAGCACCTCAAGGAGCACAAGCACGACCACCACAGCCGCCGTGGTCTGCTGCTGCTGGTCGGTCGTCGGCGCCGTCTCCTCCAGTACATCGCGAGGAAGGACATCAACCGCTACCGTCGGCTGATCGAGCGTCTCGGTCTGCGTCGCTAG
- a CDS encoding YlxR family protein: MRDGSAAPVRTCVGCRSKAAQSDLVRLALDGDAVVCDRARRMPGRGAYLHPDRRCWEAAQRRRAWTRAFRVGRALDASAVAACFTV, from the coding sequence ATGAGGGACGGCTCAGCAGCTCCCGTGCGCACGTGCGTGGGCTGCAGGTCGAAAGCAGCCCAGTCCGACCTGGTGCGGTTGGCGCTGGACGGAGACGCCGTCGTGTGCGACAGGGCCCGGCGAATGCCGGGGCGGGGCGCCTACCTCCATCCCGACCGGCGATGTTGGGAGGCCGCACAACGACGCCGCGCCTGGACACGGGCGTTCCGCGTCGGACGCGCCCTCGACGCGTCAGCCGTTGCCGCGTGTTTCACGGTCTGA
- a CDS encoding DUF503 domain-containing protein, whose product MFVGALTLDLLLGDIRSLKQKRSVVRPIVAELQRKHSVSVAETGNHDLYRRCEIGVAVVATTAAHCTALMNSCERLVADHPEVELLSARQRLFNDEE is encoded by the coding sequence GTGTTCGTCGGCGCCTTGACGCTGGACCTGCTGTTGGGGGACATCCGTTCCCTGAAACAGAAGCGTTCCGTGGTGCGGCCCATCGTGGCCGAACTCCAGCGCAAGCACAGTGTCTCGGTCGCCGAGACCGGCAACCACGACCTGTATCGGCGCTGCGAGATCGGAGTCGCGGTGGTCGCCACCACCGCGGCGCACTGCACGGCTCTGATGAACTCCTGCGAGCGCCTGGTCGCCGACCACCCCGAGGTCGAGTTGCTGTCCGCCCGACAGCGGCTCTTCAACGACGAGGAATAG
- a CDS encoding bifunctional riboflavin kinase/FAD synthetase, which translates to MRLWRGLDEVPPDLGRSVVVVGTFDGVHRGHQRVLERAREHADRLDLPLVAVTFDPPPELVPGAPEPAVVLTGADRRAELLSEHGADAVCVLPFTPELSRWSAEDLVGRALVGRMRAAAVVTAPDLHLGHGTDADVDTLRALGKEYDFTVEEVQPPADAEPVTTARVRSLVTAGDIAGANAALGRAHRVEGVVVHGAARGRELLGFPTANLECPPNAAVPADGVYAGWLLRLDGTEGESRWAAAISVGTNPTFEASARTVEAYALDRDDLELYGLRMAVEFVHRIRPMLRFDGVEALIEAMGRDVERCRELLLGG; encoded by the coding sequence GTGCGGTTGTGGCGCGGACTGGACGAGGTGCCCCCCGACCTGGGACGCTCGGTCGTGGTCGTCGGAACCTTCGACGGCGTCCACCGCGGCCACCAGCGCGTCCTGGAACGGGCGCGGGAGCACGCGGACCGGCTGGACCTGCCGCTGGTCGCGGTCACCTTCGATCCGCCTCCCGAACTGGTGCCGGGAGCGCCCGAGCCCGCCGTGGTCCTCACCGGAGCCGACCGCAGGGCCGAACTGCTCTCCGAGCACGGCGCGGACGCGGTGTGCGTGCTGCCGTTCACCCCCGAACTCTCCCGCTGGTCCGCTGAGGACCTCGTCGGCCGGGCCCTGGTCGGCAGGATGCGTGCCGCGGCGGTCGTGACCGCCCCGGACCTCCACCTCGGACACGGCACGGACGCGGACGTCGACACACTGCGCGCCCTCGGCAAGGAGTACGACTTCACGGTCGAGGAGGTGCAACCGCCCGCCGACGCCGAACCGGTCACCACCGCCCGGGTGCGCTCCCTCGTCACCGCGGGAGACATCGCCGGGGCCAACGCCGCGCTGGGACGGGCGCACCGCGTCGAAGGCGTGGTCGTCCACGGAGCCGCCCGGGGACGGGAGCTGCTCGGCTTCCCCACCGCGAACCTGGAGTGCCCGCCGAACGCGGCCGTCCCCGCCGACGGCGTCTACGCGGGCTGGCTGCTGCGGCTCGACGGCACCGAGGGGGAGTCCAGGTGGGCGGCGGCGATCTCGGTGGGCACCAACCCCACCTTCGAGGCAAGCGCCCGCACCGTCGAGGCCTACGCCCTGGACCGCGACGACCTGGAGCTGTACGGGCTGCGCATGGCGGTGGAGTTCGTCCACCGCATCCGCCCGATGCTGCGCTTCGACGGAGTCGAGGCGCTGATCGAGGCCATGGGCCGCGACGTCGAACGCTGCCGGGAACTGCTGCTGGGCGGGTGA
- the truB gene encoding tRNA pseudouridine(55) synthase TruB has product MTDGVVIVDKPADWTSHDVVARVRRLAKTRRVGHAGTLDPMATGVLVLGVGRATRLLGHLALTEKVYTATIRLGQTTTTDDAEGEPLERRGADQVDEAAVHAGTKALTGVIRQVPPQVSAIKVNGQRAYRKARAGEAVDLKAREVTVHEFAVTGLRRIPDPDGGFVDVDARVTCSSGTYIRSLARDLGADLGVGGHLTALRRTRVGPYGLDRAATLDELAAEFTLMPLADAVAAAFPVRRLTEAEARRVAHGNRISPSGSPGPVGLFAPDGSVLALAEDRPGYGKPIVVFAGN; this is encoded by the coding sequence ATGACCGACGGCGTCGTCATCGTCGACAAACCGGCCGACTGGACCTCCCACGACGTGGTCGCCCGGGTGCGCCGCCTGGCCAAGACCCGCAGGGTCGGCCACGCGGGCACCCTCGACCCGATGGCCACCGGGGTGCTGGTGCTGGGCGTCGGCAGGGCCACCAGACTGCTGGGGCACCTCGCCCTCACCGAGAAGGTCTACACGGCGACGATCCGGCTGGGACAGACCACCACCACCGACGACGCCGAGGGAGAGCCGCTGGAGCGCCGCGGCGCCGACCAGGTCGACGAGGCGGCGGTCCACGCCGGGACCAAAGCGCTCACCGGCGTGATCCGGCAGGTTCCACCGCAGGTCAGCGCGATCAAGGTGAACGGTCAGCGCGCCTACCGGAAGGCCCGCGCGGGGGAGGCGGTCGATCTCAAGGCGCGCGAGGTGACGGTCCACGAGTTCGCCGTCACCGGGCTTCGCCGCATCCCCGACCCCGACGGCGGCTTCGTCGACGTCGACGCCCGGGTCACCTGCTCCAGCGGCACCTACATCCGTTCCCTGGCCCGCGACCTCGGCGCGGATCTCGGTGTGGGCGGGCACCTCACGGCGCTGCGCCGCACCCGGGTCGGCCCCTACGGACTGGACCGGGCCGCGACCCTGGACGAGCTGGCCGCCGAGTTCACCCTGATGCCGCTGGCGGACGCGGTCGCCGCAGCCTTCCCGGTCCGCCGCCTCACCGAGGCGGAGGCCCGCAGGGTGGCCCACGGCAACCGGATCTCCCCGAGCGGAAGCCCCGGACCGGTCGGCCTGTTCGCCCCGGACGGCAGCGTGCTGGCCCTGGCCGAGGACCGTCCCGGCTACGGCAAACCCATCGTGGTCTTCGCCGGGAACTGA